In Procambarus clarkii isolate CNS0578487 unplaced genomic scaffold, FALCON_Pclarkii_2.0 HiC_scaffold_263, whole genome shotgun sequence, the following proteins share a genomic window:
- the LOC138361221 gene encoding uncharacterized protein isoform X2: MVQEQMSSISRLITSCEEVLSQLGEYRGQLGDWKTHHLQLQDRLYALVEQNKSAMKLLELEDTSVVDMTTQGEEGKTQLQAMLGSLNTVNTAQEVFMTINEVDQCNMEVENWLRKCQELFPDVKTVHTSVKVEDLHRMREPVKRLVEAGRVLAVQEDQDGRRSARITLQDGQLYLHPLLRQPTPTHAHTLQVTLLHSLVLLTLLTY; this comes from the exons ATGGTGCAGGAGCAGATGAGCAGCATCAGCCgcctcattactagctgtgaagaggtactgtcccagctgggggagtaccgggggcagttgggggactggaagactcatcacctccagctccaggacagactctatgctctggtagagcagaataAGTCAGCAATGAaactcttggaactggaggataccagtgtggtggatatgacaacacaaggagaggaagggaagactcagctgcaggccatgttggggagcctcaaCACAGTCAACACAGCACAGGAAGTATTCATGACCATCAATGAAGTTGACCAATGCAACATGGAGGTAGAAAATTGGCTCcggaagtgccaggaactcttcccagatgtcaagactgtccacacctcagtgaag gttgaggacctccacaggatgagggagcccgtcaagaggctggtggaggctggccgggtgttggccgtccaggaagaccaagatggccgccgctccgccaggataactctacaagacggacagctgtacctccacccactcctgcgtcagcccacgcccacccacgcccacaccctccaggttactttattacactcactagtcttactgacattactgacttactga
- the LOC138361221 gene encoding uncharacterized protein isoform X1, translating to MVQEQMSSISRLITSCEEVLSQLGEYRGQLGDWKTHHLQLQDRLYALVEQNKSAMKLLELEDTSVVDMTTQGEEGKTQLQAMLGSLNTVNTAQEVFMTINEVDQCNMEVENWLRKCQELFPDVKTVHTSVKVQETIREALEMMTTETGATADTVHLGDSASSIMNKVQEITGEIHQKQLTVEDLHRMREPVKRLVEAGRVLAVQEDQDGRRSARITLQDGQLYLHPLLRQPTPTHAHTLQVTLLHSLVLLTLLTY from the exons ATGGTGCAGGAGCAGATGAGCAGCATCAGCCgcctcattactagctgtgaagaggtactgtcccagctgggggagtaccgggggcagttgggggactggaagactcatcacctccagctccaggacagactctatgctctggtagagcagaataAGTCAGCAATGAaactcttggaactggaggataccagtgtggtggatatgacaacacaaggagaggaagggaagactcagctgcaggccatgttggggagcctcaaCACAGTCAACACAGCACAGGAAGTATTCATGACCATCAATGAAGTTGACCAATGCAACATGGAGGTAGAAAATTGGCTCcggaagtgccaggaactcttcccagatgtcaagactgtccacacctcagtgaag gtgcaggagaccatcagggaggccctggagatgatgaccacagagacaggtgccacagctgacaccgtacacctgggagactcagcctccagcatcatgaataaagttcaggaaatcactggagagatccaccagaagcaattaaca gttgaggacctccacaggatgagggagcccgtcaagaggctggtggaggctggccgggtgttggccgtccaggaagaccaagatggccgccgctccgccaggataactctacaagacggacagctgtacctccacccactcctgcgtcagcccacgcccacccacgcccacaccctccaggttactttattacactcactagtcttactgacattactgacttactga